TTCAGACTGATTTTCACTTTGTTTTTGAATGAGCTAGTAaaaacaaaaatctcaaatatattACCTAGCCAATGAAGATcaaaatggttaatattttCCACCCAATTTGAAAggaaattaatgatattaagtCACATTATCAAAAAGAACATCCACATGTCAAGatatcaaacaataataatgatCAAGATATTAGGATATAAAATTTACTgctttatatatatcttatttcagttgattttttaattcaaactttAGATTAGAACTTATAAttctcaataaataaatatatatatatatatatataaatcatccCAAACCcccctttttcttttctatcGCAATTTCTGGATTATTATATGATGATTTTTAAACTTTCCATATAAAGAgataaatatattcaatatatataaaatataaacagaTCGGCAAAGAGCTTGTTACTATTACCCGTGTTCTTAATtctaaatcatatatatattctcaatatGGCTATATAAAACTATATCAGCTAATCTTGCATAATTTGTCCCAGATTTTATGTCAGATCATTATTGCGGAAAAACATTATTGGGAATCAATCATATTATCAACCAATATGCAGTAAATAGTTTGAGCAAGACCAATAAACGTAAACTTTCAAAAACTGTAAACTTTCAAAAACTGCTTTCGTACTCCTGAATTATTTAGATTTGAGCGACAACTCTTAAAAAGATGAACCACTTTAGTATACTTCGACTTTTTCTCTACAAACAAATTGAGGTAGGACTTTGTTAGACTTAAAATTGTTcacatgttattttattttgaatttaagatGTGATTGAGAGAGGGGATatcaaaaaaaaagttacatttAATCTTTTGGGACAATTATAGTTGCGAACCAGAATAGAGACATGATGCATAACAATTTACCTGCCATGTCCACGATCATTTCTTGATTGAATTTTGTGGTCGAGTAAATGGAGACTAAGTggttagaaaattttattaccATAACGCTAGAATATCCGCATAGAAAAAACACTATGTTCATGTCAGAATAATTTGTCCAACCAATTATCATATATGGAGTAAAGTCATTTATATAGATTAAAATTCAcactaattttaaatgaaaaatgattgaGAAGAAAATTTGGAATAGAAAATGATGAGTGAATGAATGACATGGCACaatctgattggctgaaaaaataataaattttctcactttattttctttcctaatacattttcattttttgagCCACGTGATGTCATGTAATTCTCTCTCCCAtttaaaccaatattttatagTTTCCAATATAAATCTCAGCAATTCTCTGAAATGAATTTGTAGTACCAAATGTGATTCAAACCTTAGTTTTACTATATGACATGTGAAAACATAACCATGCATTAATCACTTtcagaaacaaaataattataaaatatatgttctATAGAAACATTCCTTTTTTAACAAAACTAAATGTGGATGATaacaaaataagatattttcaCAAGTTGATTTAATAATGATAGTGAATTTGAGAGAACATGCACTcctataaaataaaaggtaattAATTTCTAGCAAtccaaataatcaaaatttcaatCCAAAAGAAATATTggataaaatttgtaatttaaaatgattttattattttttataatgtgaATGTTTTGTTTACATATTCTCATCAAATTTAACAtatgaagttaaaaaaaaacatattgaaTATACCTAATATTAAGCTCGTTCTCTATCGATTAGGTTCAATTAATGTGATTGTGATGGGAGGTTCGACCATTGAActtgaattaataatatattatatataatgtattatatataatatataataaatagcaAGAGTTTCAAAACTAAACAAGAATAAAGATTgagaaaacataaacaaaattaaattataaatattcaaagtttAGGTGAAAAAATCAGGTAGTCGATGTGTATCAATTTTAGCTAGAATCACATATGGTGAATTTTCATGGCGTtctttacaatttaattactcTAGATATTTATTTGGACTATTCTACTTCGgttaaatctttttttaaatactgTGCTTGATTCTGCAATCCATTATAATGATGGGGAATTTGTATTAGGGAGCATCTACCGTGTTAAGAGAAGAGTTTGGTTTAACTCACTACAATATAGTGAATGTGTTTTAAGAGGTCTCGGGTATGtgattttatccttatatttttcatgctaaattaaaattcatatgTGTTTTTGTGTGCttgattatattaatgtttttatgtgACTGTGACATACAAGAACAATATTTCACAATTGTTATTAGGAGGTTTTCCAAGTTAACTACAATTACTTCATCCCCAGATGAATTCTATTTTGAAGAGCTTCAACCCACACTCTTGATCACTCGATCTTCCATAACAACACAGGAAAAGTACAATTTCACAAACACACCCTTCAAtggtaaatattaaaatgatccCATTATGTTTTACATGAGTTAAGACAAGGTGTTGCATTATTTCATGATATTAGATATTGACGATCTTACTCTGAAATAATAACTTTTGTTAACAAAAAGCATGACAATGACAAGCAATTTCATATAAACGAAATGAAGATTTCCAAAGAAAGCTTATAGAGAAtgataataacttaaataatattcataCCAAGTTTATGGagattatttattgaaatattgcATAAAGatggaaaataaaatgagaGTTTTGCATCATACATGGAAAGGAAGAATGATAGTTCAATTAGAAGAGATCCGCTCAATTAACGTTGTTACACATCGACCGGATTAACAAGCACATAGGTAAGAATCTCTTTCCCCTTGGATTGTGAATGTGTGTATGCATCTTCTTTAATATACAATACTTCCATAAATCGTGCAATACCAACTACCCGAGTAAGCAGATTCCTTGGGATTTTAGTTGGTCGAATTAGTTCAGATTTGATGACTTTCCACGCATCAGTTACTTGCCTCTTTAGCTCATATATTGCAATATCTTCAGACACGTTATGTTGATTCATGTAACATTGTACTGATGATACTACATGTTCTCGTTCTTGTTCAAactgtaataatatttttggacATTGTGAgtttaatctaacattaatgaTTGTATATGATTTGACTCATTTACTACCTTGAATCCAACAGTGTCATCAATAAGTCTCATAACCACAGCAATAGCTTTGAAGATGGGAGGATCTTCTAATGCCCAATCAAAAACCTCTTTAGTTGCTAAAATAGGATCCATTCCAATAAACAAATTGATTGATAGGAATCGAGCAGTAGATGAGATTAGTGTCACATTCATGTATTCTTCAAGTGTGGGGATATAACTTTTATGAAGCCAACATGCCTCTTTCAAGTATATATTCGCCATAACTTTCACCTATAATAtgtgtaaaacaataattaatagttaTAGTTTGTAATCTTTAATAACTAAGTAAAGATTACCATTTCTTTGAGATAAGGAACACTATGTTGAATTTTCCGTTGGAAACATTCATTTTCCAGcacttcaaaataattatgaagtgcattattataatattttatatattccgGTAGTTGATTTAAGTCATTTTTCTCCCacctgaaaaaaaaatcatacaaagTTATTCATTTCTTTTCACAATTTAATATACCTATTAATTGCATCAGTGAAGACTACCAATTCTTCCCAAGTACAATAAGCATCATAAATATCATCCAACACTGATGACAAAGCTATCATCTTAGTAGTCATTTTCCTACTATATGAATATTCAGGCTCAAAGTAAACTGCTAAAGTACATAAATAGCCTTCCACCAACCTATCTCTTGCGAAAGGACATTTGTTCACAAAATCTAAATTCTTCCACCATCTACAAAATATGCAACATAATAGATTTTATATCATACTCAATGATAAatgattgaatttaaaacatatatagcTCTTCATACATAGTGAGTTCTCCAAGTTCTCTTTGGTACATTGTTTGTAATATGTTGTAATCAAGTTTTGCAAATTCTAGCAATTTGTTATCGTGGGTATTGTGGTTCTCATAGATGGGGAAGTACTTTTTTGCTTCTATCCTTATCATACCCTTATGCAATGATTGATTGAGAGCATTAGTTATTTGTTGGTAAAGGTAGGGATTCCTGTGATCTATGATATCATGATGATCATGTAACAACATAGTCTCAAATATCTTTGTAGTGAAATTCAAGGCTTTCTCCAAAATGTCTTCTCCTGGGAGCTTCAATTGTGTCGCCTCGTGCAGGCTTAACATCCcttttatgtcattttttataGATGTCTTAAACTCGCCGTTGATGTCCAAGAATTTCTTAAACACGTCCACTgttaaatcaaacaaacaattattGGATCAAACAATTCCCAATACATATATAGATGAagagaaaatcaaagaaataaaGACTAACCTGCCGAAACATTATATCCTTGATGTCTGAGTAACTTAAAGAGAAGACCGCAATTCAGAAGATTAGCATCCTCATTGTTGTCAAGGTTCATGTGTTGTTTATCGATATAAATGCGTTGGATTATTTGTTCAATCTCATTTTCAAAATGATAACTCACACCGAGACGATGAATATTATCAATGAAGCTTAACTTTTCCGATAGACTAGTATTGATCAAATGAGGCGATATCAATTTTTCACTCAATCTTTCCACTACAAAAAGTCCATGATTACCGACGAATAATTACCGACGCATAATTACCGTCGAAACTTTACGACGAATATTCCGAAGGTTTATTCTACTAAAATTATACTCCGTCGCAAAtattgataaatgaataaaattttattgtaaaaaacTAAGATAATTTATCTATGAAATTTTCTACTAAAAATGCTTAACAAATTTTCAACAATATTTTCTACGtacattatatatgaaatataaaatagtgcttaaataataaaataaatcaaatgtcattattttaaattaatttttatataaaattaatttcaattaatttaataaattatgtataaaattaatttataaataaaataaaatatttaatattatcgTAGCAAAATTcgtggatatatatatatatatatatatatatatatatatatatatatatatatatatatatatatatatatatatatataataaaatcttattcaaatcaaattattttgtaaataatataaaataatatatttaatatttgaccGTCGAAAAATGCGTAGATAATCTTGGGCGTCGAAAATCACATCGAAATCTTAAATAATAGATTGGGTCGTCAAAAccacaaataatatattggaGCGTCGAAAATCAAGTCGAAatcctaaataatatattaatcccTCTAATATTTCATTTCTCCTAATTTTACCTCCCATATCTAACTAGATTATTTCCTAATCTACTTTTTCTAATAGTTcgtaaccgaatacttttgggtacaccagcctctttaaatgctgatgcccacactactttttggggctatgaattgaatcttttggaacttggtgctccAAGTTATCTCTCGGTCCTCACCCCCttttcttggaccgctaggtgtatactagtggtattctcttctcaccccggtttcttctctcttaacctcgaattctctcctcattctatgtccgctgcgtttgagtattgaattctaTCATCggtcccaacaatcaagaacTTGTTTCTTAAACTAAAGAACTCGAAAGCCTCGTTTATAGtttaaaacttaacaaattggtatcagagctgaccgattctcaacatggtagaaactcgccagcaatcagaaatggatgcgctcaaggaACTTATTGAAAACCTGTCCCAACAAACAACTgcgatgcaagctgccatagaccgaagatttgatgcggctgaagaaCGTATGACAacctttgagagcggggcatctggaatgtgcaagaaccccgccacagaccctatgatgataattcttacCACGGTtcttcaccatttaggcccccacaccctggccagaaccgcgaccaacactatgctcctcccactcggctaaccaaggtcgattttcctcggtttgatgggtcggatgtcgagggctggctaatatctgccgagcaatttttcatgatggacaaaactaaggatgccactaaattagaaatcgcccccattcacttttttggcgaagcaagaatgtggtacgggtcatatcttcaaaaccaaaatcatatggaggccttatcttgggactgttcaagagagaccttatgactcaattcaGGCCCTCTATACATGACACGCCAATGAGACAActgatgaatttaaaacaggttggtcggttcaagaatataatctgcgatacatgtcgatctctcaaaaactctacagcatgccaagggagtacgtcatagattgctacttgtccggtctaagggaggaaattgcaaactgcatcaggttgcgattcccagattctttaaacgaagccatgtccatggctaaagtccaagaagcaacatatcggtccttaatgagcagtggtaacttgtacagcgctgaagcaccgttgctgcccacgccatccaatatcaacacagccgggccgagcaccaataccgacttcaagaattcatcatatgggtcctcttcaaatgcaaaccagggccatgttaagtAATTAGACCCAGCCTTATTGaatgaaaagcgaaagaagggcctatgctactcttgcaatgaaaaatgacaaccaaaccataggtgtaaatcaaagtgattcatggtctcggccaatcaagaagaccAAGAACCCGATCAAGAACCTGTTTTTGATGATTTACCTTCGTTGCTGGgcccaagggatgaaccagctATATCTTTACATGCCTTGACCGGCTCTAAAGCttttcaaacgctccagattcttggcaaaattGGGAATCTGCCGGTAGTGATCctgatcgatacaggcagcacccacaattttatcaataacaggattttggagaaaatagaccacaaaagaaTAACAACCAgggtgcaatcggttagagtggtcgatgggtctaatgtgttatgttctagtgtttgcaaagacttgaagtggacgatggaaggcaatgaatacgaaacagaaatgaaggtaatttccatggacgaatatgatattgtgttgggaattgaatggctgattactctaggtccgtcttcttgggactttgaaaaatTGACCCTATCCTATGAGAAGCAAGATAGAACCACAGTCCTAaaggggattcctcggtcgcaggccagtttgatgcatggaaaccagctggaaaagaccttagatgaatataatgttgctgccaaaatgcaaataattagtaagcccgaaggccaaactgtttctcTCGCGGCAATGACCTTAGAAGATATTCCTAACGATCTATTAAAAGCTATGGCTCCTTTGATGCtgctgttatgctggttcgggaaaaagacttggcctggatttttgagctaagtatggagtttaatcgaagttggaagaaattatttttgcaccggGCGTTGGAGACATTGCAG
The window above is part of the Impatiens glandulifera unplaced genomic scaffold, dImpGla2.1, whole genome shotgun sequence genome. Proteins encoded here:
- the LOC124918304 gene encoding probable terpene synthase 2, encoding MNLDNNEDANLLNCGLLFKLLRHQGYNVSAVTVDVFKKFLDINGEFKTSIKNDIKGMLSLHEATQLKLPGEDILEKALNFTTKIFETMLLHDHHDIIDHRNPYLYQQITNALNQSLHKGMIRIEAKKYFPIYENHNTHDNKLLEFAKLDYNILQTMYQRELGELTIWWKNLDFVNKCPFARDRLVEGYLCTLAVYFEPEYSYSRKMTTKMIALSSVLDDIYDAYCTWEELVVFTDAINRWEKNDLNQLPEYIKYYNNALHNYFEVLENECFQRKIQHSVPYLKEMVKVMANIYLKEACWLHKSYIPTLEEYMNVTLISSTARFLSINLFIGMDPILATKEVFDWALEDPPIFKAIAVVMRLIDDTVGFKFEQEREHVVSSVQCYMNQHNVSEDIAIYELKRQVTDAWKVIKSELIRPTKIPRNLLTRVVGIARFMEVLYIKEDAYTHSQSKGKEILTYVLVNPVDV